In a single window of the Pocillopora verrucosa isolate sample1 chromosome 4, ASM3666991v2, whole genome shotgun sequence genome:
- the LOC131772945 gene encoding QRFP-like peptide receptor, which yields MSSLILLTHLILLASLFGNSVLIHIIRVDDSLKTTINYLILNQACADLWFTLIGCIGITLQTDQLGYIWFRGNFATITCRSFLSILVIPSLFTSWILVAIAVERFYAVTQPLRRSPLSQHLRKTVVFMWIWSLAGSTNVLVNGMLFKAEPNYYCTVSDKWIIPRSISAIVNVFIPVIIMAVLYTIVCRTLWSREIPGEGTNQNQGQNSATKIARRVSIMMIVIVVLYIVCCFPYDVNLALTSLGFVEVKSNADRFLIMIAITYSSINPYIYLTFNQKFRHAFKKSLPNCFRRVNILRVPPFRSQSVELEQISKIEQAPEMERVGRY from the coding sequence ATGTCCTCTCTAATCTTGCTGACGCATTTAATACTTCTGGCTTCCCTTTTCGGAAACTCAGTCCTAATTCACATCATACGAGTAGATGACTCCCTGAAGACAACAATAAATTACTTGATCTTGAACCAAGCATGCGCTGATCTTTGGTTTACATTGATCGGGTGTATAGGCATAACTCTCCAAACAGACCAGCTGGGATATATATGGTTTCGAGGAAATTTTGCTACAATAACTTGTAGGTCCTTTCTCTCGATTTTGGTCATCCCATCTCTGTTTACCAGCTGGATTCTGGTAGCAATTGCTGTTGAGCGTTTTTATGCAGTCACTCAACCGTTGAGGCGCTCGCCTCTATCTCAGCACTTAAGGAAAACAGTGGTGTTTATGTGGATTTGGTCTCTTGCCGGCTCGACAAATGTCCTTGTAAATGGAATGCTCTTTAAAGCCGAGCCAAACTATTACTGCACTGTTTCCGATAAGTGGATAATACCTCGCTCCATTTCAGCCATAGTAAATGTATTCATTCCTGTAATAATAATGGCAGTTCTCTACACTATAGTTTGTCGAACACTGTGGTCTCGTGAGATACCAGGAGAGGGAACCAACCAGAATCAAGGGCAAAACAGTGCGACAAAGATAGCAAGACGAGTTTCCATCATGAtgattgttattgttgttttgtaCATAGTTTGCTGTTTTCCTTACGACGTAAACCTCGCTTTAACATCTTTAGGCTTCGTAGAAGTAAAATCTAACGCTGACAGATTTCTTATCATGATAGCAATTACCTACAGTAGTATCAATCCTTACATTTATCTTACCTTTAATCAAAAATTTCGACATGCCTTTAAGAAAAGTCTTCCGAACTGTTTCCGAAGAGTCAATATTCTCCGCGTTCCTCCTTTTCGATCCCAAAGCGTAGAATTGgaacaaatatcaaaaatagAGCAGGCGCCTGAAATGGAACGTGTGGGCCGTTATTAA
- the LOC131791938 gene encoding G-protein coupled receptor 83, producing MNLLFEIGCSSAGKYFIVLRNRCQTKESNDTFSLKSLSHEAMAENNTSTMKATHYHVTPLIYFVYVFTFVLSLVGNSVIIHIIRKDRAMRTTTNWLILSQACVDLYLTMINLLHVFVPFHDFKTLTHLWIGGVFGQITCKSFLASVVISPVFTGWILVPIAVERFYAVIRPFKSSPISQHLKKTIMSAYTWSVACSVNVMVNGVVVEINKYHYCGLPSGVTRIDIILSTFNISIILLIIMVLYTVVCHKLWSRGVPIEGINQNQRHVESNKKTAKKVTWMMITVVVLYILCWFPLGVLLILNYHGIVHISLNVYFFVTWLTVAFSGTNPYVYFAFAQTFRHSLKSQLGNCFKLCKAWNVPHCPNFFDPGV from the exons ATGAAC CTGTTGTTCGAGATAGGTTGTTCATCGGCTGGAAAATACTTTATTGTACTGAGAAACAGATGTCAGACTAAG GAAAGCAACGATACATTTAGTCTCAAGTCCCTCTCACACGAGGCAATGGCAG AAAATAACACAAGTACCATGAAAGCAACACATTATCACGTTACCCCGTTAATCTACTTTGTCTACGTCTTcacttttgttttgtctctgGTGGGTAACTCGGTCATCATTCACATCATACGAAAAGATCGCGCCATGAGAACCACCACAAATTGGTTAATACTCAGCCAAGCGTGCGTCGATCTCTACTTAACAATGATAAATTTATTGCACGTTTTTGTCCCCTTTCATGATTTTAAGACGCTAACTCATCTTTGGATTGGTGGGGTCTTTGGACAAATCACATGCAAGTCCTTTTTGGCAAGTGTGGTTATTTCACCGGTCTTTACAGGGTGGATCCTGGTACCTATAGCTGTCGAACGCTTCTACGCAGTCATAAGACCTTTCAAATCATCGCCAATTTCTCAGCACTTGAAGAAAACTATCATGTCAGCGTACACTTGGTCTGTCGCTTGTTCAGTAAACGTCATGGTGAATGGAGTCGTCGTGGAAATCAACAAATACCATTACTGTGGTTTGCCATCTGGAGTGACACGTATTGACATAATTTTGAGCACTTTCAACATCTCCATAATTCTGCTCATCATAATGGTCCTCTACACGGTCGTCTGCCATAAACTTTGGTCGCGTGGAGTCCCAATAGAGGGTatcaatcaaaatcaaagacaCGTTGaatcaaacaagaaaacagcaaaaaaagtAACTTGGATGATGATTACTGTTGTTGTCTTATACATACTCTGTTGGTTTCCACTTGGTGTATTGCTGATTCTGAATTACCATGGTATTGTACACATAAGTTTAAACGTATATTTCTTCGTTACATGGTTAACGGTTGCGTTCAGTGGTACTAATCCCTACGTTTATTTTGCCTTTGCTCAAAC GTTCAGGCACTCATTGAAAAGTCAACTTGGAAATTGCTTCAAGTTATGCAAGGCTTGGAATGTTCCCCACTGCCCTAATTTTTTTGATCCTGGAGTGTAG
- the LOC136280307 gene encoding G-protein-signaling modulator 2-like, translating into MSDAAKILNSVQIGLNVVIFLLNTDRGLRATELCNECVILLHNLDCGIHLEISDVLLNAYYAISGYTDAERHATKLLDKFNHAWTLIMEVGDIYNAQSRFVEAKQLFKGALTIMKTIGHKIKEALAHGRLGNVCTSLGEYQNAKEYHEKALAIAIEIGDRKEEGTTYGNLGTNAKEYYEKALDIAIEISDRRKEGSACIKLGMVYHSLNNNLKAKEHLEKAVGVSIAIGDRELEAMAIVNLAGVSDSVNDSQKAKELCEKALTISRECGDRRKLVL; encoded by the exons ATGAGTGACGCTGCAAAAATCCTAAACTCAGTCCAGATAGGTTTaaatgtcgtcatatttcttctgaacactgatcgtggcctacgagcgactgagttatgtaatgaatgtgtGATCCTACTTCACAACCTTGACTGTGGTATTCACCTTGAAATCTCCGATGTACTATTAAATGCGTACTACGCCATCTCTGGTTACACAGATGCAGAAAGACATGCCACCAAACTTCTTGACAAATTTAACCATGCTTGGACACTAATCATGGAAGTGGGAGACATATATAACGCACAAAGCCGGTTTGTAGAGGCAAAGCAACTCTTTAAAGGCGCACTCACTATCATGAAAACAATTGGTcacaaaataaaagaagcaCTGGCTCATGGAAGACTCGGAAATGTCTGTACTAGCCTTggagaatatcagaatgctaaagaatatcacgagaaagcacttgccatcgcgatagaaattggcgacagaaaagaagaaggaacaacatacgggaacctcggaact aatgctaaagaatattacgagaaagcacttgacATCGCTATAGAAATTAGCGACAGAAGAAAAGAAGGTTCAGCATGCATAAAACTTGGAATGGTGTACCACAGTCTTAATAATAATCTGAAGGCTAAAGAACATTTGGAAAAAGCAGTTGGCGTCAGTATTgcaattggtgacagagaactGGAAGCAATGGCTATTGTTAATTTGGCAGGAGTCTCTGATTCTGTAAATGACAGTCAGAAGGCAAAAGAACTTTGTGAGAAGGCGCTTACAATCAGCAGAGAATGTGGCGATAGAAG aaagctCGTTCTATAA
- the LOC131792317 gene encoding allatostatin-A receptor-like, with the protein MNSTLRYTENAASVIEVPNIDFMLPFTIPFLGSIFGNSVLIHIIRTDNSLKTTINCLILYQAVADLLISVARLIDILLPINYTLGHLWFGGLAGTITCKFYHFLLLLPPVFSVWLLVMIAVERFYAVTRPLQLSPLSRHLKKFIIGIWIWCSASLLDIIVHGFSTKNGERYYCNLKFWWISMAFCLFNTVLCLFLIAVLYAIVSYELWLRKVPGEGNSRNQRQAEARRTAKRITLMMIGIVLLYFICWVSTEMVITVHFWKAQLPESVFRLCSNLIVLFSCLNPFIYFTFIQNFRRAFKGLLENCFKRAKIHRVLSFRSQSVDLQQI; encoded by the exons ATGAACTCCACCCTTCGTTACACAG AGAATGCAGCAAGCGTCATTGAGGTACCCAATATTGACTTCATGCTGCCGTTTACTATTCCTTTTCTTGGTTCAATATTCGGCAATTCCGTCCTCATCCACATCATACGAACAGATAACTCTCTGAAGACCACTATTAACTGTCTGATTCTATACCAAGCAGTGGCCGACCTTTTGATATCAGTAGCAAGGCTGATAGATATTTTACTTCCTATTAATTATACACTTGGACATCTCTGGTTTGGCGGCCTCGCGGGTACCATTACTTgcaagttttatcattttttgctGCTTCTTCCACCGGTGTTTTCAGTTTGGCTCTTAGTCATGATTGCTGTTGAGCGCTTCTATGCAGTAACTCGCCCCCTGCAATTATCACCTCTGTCACgtcatttgaaaaaattcattattgGAATATGGATTTGGTGTTCAGCTTCTTTGTTAGACATCATTGTACATGGATTTTCGACAAAAAATGGAGAACGTTATTattgcaatttgaaattttggtgGATATCGATGGCTTTCTGTCTGTTTAATACTgttctttgtctttttctgaTTGCTGTCCTGTACGCAATCGTGAGTTACGAACTGTGGCTACGTAAGGTTCCAGGAGAAGGAAACAGTCGTAACCAAAGACAAGCCGAAGCCAGGAGGACAGCAAAAAGAATCACGCTGATGATGATTGGTATTGTCCTTTTGTATTTTATCTGCTGGGTTTCTACAGAAATGGTGATCACAGTGCATTTCTGGAAAGCGCAGTTGCCAGAAAGCGTTTTTCGACTGTGTAGCAATTTAATTGTTCTTTTCAGCTGCTTAaatccttttatttattttacttttattcaaAACTTTCGGCGTGCTTTTAAGGGTCTGcttgaaaattgctttaaaaggGCTAAAATTCATCGTGTTCTATCCTTTCGATCCCAAAGCGTAGACCTAcagcaaatatga